The Xenorhabdus doucetiae genome has a window encoding:
- a CDS encoding MFS transporter: MNRGGLSIVILAVAAFIIVTTEYLIVGLLPALSRDLNVSISATGQLVTLFAFTVMLFGPVLTALLSHIERKRLFIVILLIFAVSNALAAVAPNIWVLAIARFIPALMLPVFWGTASETAGQIVGPQRAGRAVSQVYLGISAALLFGIPLGTLASDSIGWRSTFWGLAGLSLLMAILMFIFMPTVARPEKIKIKEQTRILKDPRFVANVALSVVVFTAMFTAYTYLADTLERIAGVQPAYVGWWLMGFGAIGLMGNWLGGRFVDRNPLRVTAIFTLLLGLGMIFSVPLASSWFLLGISLALWGIAYTALFPICQVRVMKSASHAQALAGTLNVSAANAGTGLGAIIGGVAITQWGLGSIGYVATGIAVIAILMVPWIARLK, from the coding sequence GTGAACCGTGGCGGTCTTTCTATTGTTATCCTTGCAGTAGCAGCTTTCATTATTGTCACAACAGAATATCTCATTGTTGGGCTTCTTCCCGCATTGTCCCGTGATTTAAATGTTTCAATTTCAGCCACTGGACAACTCGTTACGCTGTTTGCGTTTACAGTCATGTTGTTCGGGCCAGTACTCACCGCATTATTATCTCACATCGAACGTAAGCGTTTGTTTATAGTTATCTTGCTGATCTTTGCGGTTTCTAATGCTCTGGCCGCAGTTGCTCCTAATATTTGGGTACTTGCTATCGCCCGTTTTATTCCTGCGTTGATGTTACCCGTATTTTGGGGGACAGCGAGTGAAACGGCTGGACAAATTGTCGGCCCACAACGTGCAGGCCGAGCCGTTTCACAAGTTTACTTAGGCATCTCAGCCGCACTACTATTCGGTATTCCATTGGGCACTCTTGCCTCAGATTCCATTGGTTGGCGAAGCACATTCTGGGGGTTAGCCGGCCTGTCTCTTTTGATGGCAATTCTCATGTTTATCTTTATGCCTACCGTTGCACGACCGGAGAAGATAAAAATTAAGGAACAAACACGTATCCTAAAAGATCCTCGATTTGTAGCTAACGTGGCGTTATCTGTTGTTGTTTTTACTGCAATGTTCACCGCTTACACTTATTTAGCGGATACATTAGAACGCATTGCCGGGGTGCAACCTGCCTATGTCGGATGGTGGTTAATGGGCTTTGGTGCTATTGGCTTGATGGGAAATTGGCTCGGTGGTCGATTTGTTGATCGCAATCCACTAAGAGTTACTGCGATATTCACGTTACTGTTAGGTCTAGGAATGATTTTCAGTGTGCCACTGGCTAGCTCTTGGTTCCTTCTCGGAATATCGTTAGCGCTATGGGGTATTGCTTACACCGCGTTATTTCCCATTTGTCAGGTACGTGTGATGAAATCAGCGTCACATGCTCAAGCATTGGCAGGCACGTTGAATGTCTCCGCCGCTAATGCAGGGACGGGGTTAGGTGCAATCATTGGTGGGGTAGCAATCACACAATGGGGTCTGGGCAGTATTGGCTACGTGGCTACCGGTATTGCGGTTATCGCTATTCTTATGGTGCCGTGGATTGCGCGGTTAAAATAG